One genomic segment of Gossypium arboreum isolate Shixiya-1 chromosome 3, ASM2569848v2, whole genome shotgun sequence includes these proteins:
- the LOC108475678 gene encoding protein SOB FIVE-LIKE 5-like isoform X1, which produces MNLSASQRGSGCESGWTFYLDQSSYSQTRCQNFGGNFDEVYGVKGDRFGVEDEEEGLSMVSDASSGPRHYYCQDYVECLDENRSFCSHPVNLEPANKTSKNKKQMKEHCSNNQQHSFLDDTASSPVISFSEKNINKDTSMELLDFSQGFSGTHFKGKSSSFQKKLGFLKSGKAGSKNLQGRSKE; this is translated from the exons atGAATTTATCAGCTTCACAACGTGGTAGTGGTTGTGAATCTGGTTGGACTTTCTACTTAGATCAATCCTCTTACTCTCAAACCCGGTGTCAAAATTTTGGCGGCAACTTTGATGAGGTTTATGGGGTGAAAGGAGATAGATTCGGGGTTGAAGATGAAGAGGAGGGTTTATCCATGGTGTCTGATGCATCTTCCGGTCCAAGACATTATTACTGCCAAGATTATGTGGAATGCCTCGATGAAAATAGAAGCTTTTGTTCTCATCCTGTAAATCTTGAACCAGCTAACAAAACCAGCAAAAACAAAAAGCAGATGAAAGAACATTGTAGCAATAATCAACAACATTCTTTTCTTGATGACACTGCCAGCTCCCCTGTAATAAGCTTTTCCGAG AAGAACATCAACAAAGATACTTCAATGGAGTTGTTGGACTTTTCACAAGGCTTTTCGGGTACACATTTTAAG GGCAAATCATCATCATTCCAGAAAAAACTTGGTTTCCTGAAATCTGGAAAAGCAGGTTCGAAAAACCTGCAG GGAAGAAGCAAGGAATGA
- the LOC108475678 gene encoding protein SOB FIVE-LIKE 5-like isoform X2, with amino-acid sequence MNLSASQRGSGCESGWTFYLDQSSYSQTRCQNFGGNFDEVYGVKGDRFGVEDEEEGLSMVSDASSGPRHYYCQDYVECLDENRSFCSHPVNLEPANKTSKNKKQMKEHCSNNQQHSFLDDTASSPVISFSEKNINKDTSMELLDFSQGFSGTHFKGKSSSFQKKLGFLKSGKAGKKQGMTTG; translated from the exons atGAATTTATCAGCTTCACAACGTGGTAGTGGTTGTGAATCTGGTTGGACTTTCTACTTAGATCAATCCTCTTACTCTCAAACCCGGTGTCAAAATTTTGGCGGCAACTTTGATGAGGTTTATGGGGTGAAAGGAGATAGATTCGGGGTTGAAGATGAAGAGGAGGGTTTATCCATGGTGTCTGATGCATCTTCCGGTCCAAGACATTATTACTGCCAAGATTATGTGGAATGCCTCGATGAAAATAGAAGCTTTTGTTCTCATCCTGTAAATCTTGAACCAGCTAACAAAACCAGCAAAAACAAAAAGCAGATGAAAGAACATTGTAGCAATAATCAACAACATTCTTTTCTTGATGACACTGCCAGCTCCCCTGTAATAAGCTTTTCCGAG AAGAACATCAACAAAGATACTTCAATGGAGTTGTTGGACTTTTCACAAGGCTTTTCGGGTACACATTTTAAG GGCAAATCATCATCATTCCAGAAAAAACTTGGTTTCCTGAAATCTGGAAAAGCAG GGAAGAAGCAAGGAATGACAACAGGGTAA